In Trichoderma breve strain T069 chromosome 4, whole genome shotgun sequence, the following proteins share a genomic window:
- a CDS encoding nucleoporin FG repeat region domain-containing protein: MSLARSASGPAGLSINTSAANTLGTTSQPAATRGLFGAGNASASPSTIGSMATTGGLFGAKPAATGGLFGTPATPTPQPSTTAGGGGLFGNTAGTQQQTTGGGLFGAKPAAAPTTATTGGGLFGNTANSANSANSATTQQSGGGLFGSTPAAATTGGGLLGQTQAKPSGGLFGSTPATAAPATTQVAAVQVNYDNLRPRSRFDDLAQPIQNEIALIDKGIQRVIKMRDEIGEFMPQHEKDIDQLGRDVQFVESKFKTVQDALNRDILTVKALQDMTKKDVADAQLSFKAADNLKLPTHYHQTGLFAGPPPPDDSNSTDASSAHASAQDLITYFNRICDDVEKYKNRLDEYRSQIERDMPGVENGLYEQIRSLRDHMSAPVQDQLSQVLSALREMGSAVIAQAGQIADTRERLSRLQAGILDSGLYSGVSS, translated from the exons ATGTCTCTGGCGCGGTCTGCTAGTGGCCCAGCGGGTCTTAGCATCAACACTTCGGCTGCAAATACCCT AGGCACAACCTCACAGCCAGCGGCGACTCGAGGACTCTTTGGAGCTGGTAACGCGTCGGCAAGTCCATCAACCATCGGCAGCATGGCGACCACGGGCGGGCTTTTTGGCGCCAAGCCAGCAGCGACAGGCGGTCTCTTTGGAACTCCCGCTACACCAACTCCTCAGCCAA GCACAACTGCCGGTG GAGGAGGCCTGTTTGGCAATACTGCGGGCACCCAGCAGCAGACGACAGGCGGAGGATTGTTTGGCGCCAAacctgcagcagcaccaacgacggcgacgacagGTGGAGGATTGTTTGGAAATACTGCGAACTCTGCGAACTCTGCGAACTCTGCGACCACTCAGCAGTCAGGAGGAGGTCTTTTTGGCTCGactccagctgcagccaccACAGGAGGTGGATTGTTGGGCCAAACCCAGGCAAAGCCCTCAGGCGGTTTATT TGGATCAACTCCAGCTACCGCCGCTCCTGCCACGACCCAAGTTGCGGCTGTCCAAGTCAACTATGATAACCTGCGTCCGCGATCGCGTTTCGATGACCTTGCCCAGCCGATCCAGAACGAAATTGCTCTCATCGACAAGGGCATCCAGCGCGTTATCAAGATGAGGGATGAGATTGGCGAATTCATGCCCCAGCATGAAAAGGATATCGACCAGCTCGGACGAGACGTCCAATTTGTCGAGTCTAAATTCAAGACGGTTCAGGACGCCCTCAACCGCGACATCCTGACCGTCAAGGCTCTTCAGGACATGACCAAGAAGGACGTTGCGGACGCCCAGCTCTCCTTCAAAGCCGCCGACAACCTCAAGCTACCTACACACTACCACCAAACCGGCCTCTTCGCCGGCCCTCCTCCACCAGACGACTCCAACTCAACAGACGCCTCATCGGCTCATGCCAGCGCTCAGGATCTCATCACTTACTTTAACCGCATCTGCGATGACGTCGAGAAGTACAAGAACCGCTTGGACGAGTACCGGTCCCAGATTGAGCGGGATATGCCCGGGGTGGAGAACGGACTCTACGAACAGATCCGCAGCCTACGCGACCATATGAGCGCGCCCGTCCAGGACCAGCTCAGCCAGGTGCTCTCAGCATTGCGGGAGATGGGCAGCGCGGTTATCGCTCAGGCCGGACAGATTGCGGATACGAGGGAGAGATTATCAAGGTTGCAAGCAGGGATCTTGGATAGCGGGTTGTATTCCGGGGTTTCTTCATGA
- a CDS encoding peptidase m50B-like domain-containing protein, protein MAPWQPLESASNIHSTSQHQYHALLSRNLQHPTHTQAVTLGVIAGYVVAIAILWNVPYLRMILWPFKMLVIAFHEFGHAITAILTGGHVKSISLDPHEGGVTHLTGGISAITLPAGYLGSSIIGALLTMCGFDIVASKVASIVLGVCFLLTLWWGKRDWLTIMTILLAVGLLIGSWFIVHAEALRFIVLFIGVMSSLYSVWDICDDLILRKVNESDASVFAKRYGGSSQCWGVIWSIISVLFMAVGIIIGLAAFSQSFAQQEEDSKHFIPT, encoded by the exons ATGGCGCCATGGCAGCCTCTTGAAAGCGCTTCCAACATACACTCCACCTCCCAACATCAATATCATGCCCTCCTTTCTCGAAACCTTCAGCATCCAACTCACACTCAGGCCGTCACATTGGGTGTCATTGCGGGATATGTCGTCGCAATCGCCATCCTCTGGAATGTGCCCTACCTTCGCATGATCTTGTGGCCGTTCAAA ATGCTCGTCATCGCATTTCATGAATTTGGCCacgccatcaccgccatcctCACCGGCGGCCACGTCAAATCAATCTCTCTCGACCCCCATGAAGGTGGCGTCACTCACCTCACCGGCGGCATCAGCGCCATCACCCTACCCGCGGGCTATCTCGGCTCCTCCATCATCGGCGCACTGCTCACCATGTGCGGCTTCGACATCGTCGCCAGCAAAGTCGCCAGCATCGTCCTGGGAGTGTGTTTCCTTCTGACCCTCTGGTGGGGGAAACGCGATTGGCTGACCATCATGACCATCCTGCTTGCTGTTGGACTGCTGATTGGAAGTTGGTTTATCGTTCATGCTGAGGCGTTGCGCTTTATTGTACTGTTCATCGGTGTCATGAGTTCGTTGTATAGCGTGTGGGACATTTGTGACGATTTGATCCTTCGAAAGGTTAATGAGTCGGACGCGAGCGTCTTTGCCAAGCGGTACGGCGGCTCGTCGCAGTGCTGGGGCGTCATCTGGTCCATCATTTCAGTGCTCTTCATGGCTGTGGGCATCATCATAGGGTTGGCCGCTTTTTCGCAGTCGTTTGcgcagcaggaggaggattCCAAGCACTTCATCCCTACGTAG
- a CDS encoding fip1 motif domain-containing protein, which produces MDMDEDDDLYQPEEPKIEHDEEKKPKVEELEEGEEEDESGAMDEDDDDDSDIDIITERKDGTKAAPPPYVNLAKYSDIRNIPQRSASNDTPAKASVPIKRDEDSKPTSALNIAAPSADQTSAAASKSTIDINANPIHPAAGKPITQVNIDEDLPDSDKPWRKPGTDISDYFNYGFDEFTWALYAAKQESIRGEFGADAFAANNKKMMEDFNMMMMGGMGMQGGGGAGAGAGGGMDPSQMDPSQMAAMFSGMQNTGGNAGAQGNQGQNFGGGFGGNQGGFGYDQGMAGGGSGRGGFGGRGRRGRCGYEQHVGYHGQDQRSIAITGHFYQLQFSEASFTEALAANRSHSYLLITVEDSWGGLMGMMI; this is translated from the exons ATGGATatggacgaggatgacgatcTCTATCAGCCAGAAGAGCCGAAGATTGAGCACGacgaggaaaagaagcccaaggtgGAAGAGCtagaagagggcgaagaggaggatgaaagcGGCGCAatggatgaggacgatgacgacgactcA GATATAGACATCATCACAGAGCGAAAAGACGGCACAAaggcagcaccaccaccgtaTGTCAACCTC GCCAAATATAGCGACATCAGAAATATTCCCCAACGATCAGCCTCCAACGACACCCCGGCGAAAGCATCAGTACCCATCAAGAGGGACGAAGACTCGAAGCCGACGAGCGCCCTGAACATTGCGGCTCCCAGCGCAGATCAAACatcagctgctgcctcaAAATCAACAATCGACATCAATGCTAATCCAATCCACCCTGCCGCTGGCAAGCCTATAACACAAGTCAACATAGACGAAG ATCTACCAGACAGCGACAAACCGTGGCGTAAGCCAGGCACAGACATTAGCGACTACTTCAACTACGGCTTCGATGAGTTCACATGGGCTTTATACGCTGCCAAGCAAGAATCGATTCGCGGCGAGTTTGGTGCCGATGCTTTCGctgccaacaacaagaagatgatggaagacttcaacatgatgatgatgggaggcATGGGTATGCAGGGTGGAGGAGGTGcaggcgctggcgctggcggag GCATGGACCCTTCTCAAATGGACCCAAGCCAGATGGCGGCCATGTTCTCTGGGATGCAAAACACCGGTGGCAATGCTGGCGCGCAAGGCAACCAAGGGCAAAactttggcggcggcttcggtGGAAACCAAGGTGGCTTCGGCTATGACCAGGGCATGGCGGGAGGCGGCAGTGGAAGAGGTGGATTTGGAGGCCGTGGCCGCCGTGGCCGATG CGGATACGAACAGCACGTGGGTTATCATGGACAGGACCAGAGATCAATCGCGATAACAGGCCACTTCTATCAACTTCAATTTTCTGAAGCTAGTTTTACAGAAGCATTGGCAGCAAATCGCTCACATTCCTACCTCCTTATCACGGTAGAAGATAGTTGGGGAGGTTTGATGGGCATGATGATATAG
- a CDS encoding glycosyl hydrolases family 18 domain-containing protein, translating to MPSLTALASLLALVPSALAGWNVNSKQNIAVYWGQNSANSQSTQQRLSFYCNDANINVIDIAFLNGITPPMTNFANAGDRCTPFSDNPWLLSCPEIEADIKTCQANGKTILLSLGGDSYTQGGWSSTGAAQSAADQVWAMFGPVQSGSSVHRPFGSAVVDGFDFDFEATTNNLAAFGAQLKSRTNAAGGKKYYFSAAPQCFFPDAAVGALINAVPMDWIQIQFYNNPCGVSGFTPGTSTQNNYNYQTWENWAKTSPNPNVKLLVGIPAGPGAGRGYVSGSQLTSVFQYSKGFSTFAGAMMWDMSQLYQNTGFETQVVNALR from the exons ATGCCTTCTTTGACTGCTCTTGCGAGCTTGCTCGCTCTTGTTCCTTctgctctggctggctggaatGTGAACTCGAAGCAAAACATCGCCGTATACTGGG GCCAGAACTCTGCCAACTCGCAAAGCACCCAGCAGCGTCTCTCCTTCTACTGCAATG ACGCCAACATTAACGTCATTGACATTGCTTTCCTGAATGGAATTACTCCTCCCATGACCAACTTCGCCAATGCTGGTGACCGATGCACACCCTTTTCGGACAACCCCTGGCTCTTGAGCTGCCCTGAAATTGA GGCGGACATCAAAACTTGCCAGGCCAATGGCAAGAccatcctcctctctctcggCGGCGATTCCTACACTCAGGGTGGCTGGAGCTCAACAGGTGCTGCTCAATCGGCCGCTGATCAAGTCTGGGCCATGTTCGGCCCCGTTCAATCCGGAAGCTCCGTCCACCGTCCCTTCGGCAgtgccgtcgtcgacggcTTCGACTTCGACTTTGAAgcaacaaccaacaacctCGCTGCCTTTGGCGCCCAGCTGAAGAGCCGAACTAACGCTGCCGGCGGCAAGAAATACTActtctctgctgctcccCAGTGCTTCTTCCCCGACGCTGCTGTCGGCGCCCTCATCAACGCCGTGCCTATGGACTGGATCCAGATTCAGTTCTACAACAACCCTTGCGGCGTTAGCGGCTTCACTCCCGGCACCAGCACCCAGAACAACTACAACTACCAGACCTGGGAGAACTGGGCCAAGACCAGCCCCAACCCCAATGTCAAGCTTCTCGTCGGCATTCCCGCTGGCCCAGGTGCTGGTCGCGGATATGTCTCTGGCTCTCAGCTTACGTCTGTCTTCCAGTACTCGAAGGGATTCAGCACCTTTGCCGGCGCCATGATGTGGGATATGTCCCAGCTTTACCAGAACACTGGCTTTGAGACGCAGGTCGTCAACGCTTTGAGATGA
- a CDS encoding glycosyl hydrolase catalytic core domain-containing protein: protein MYKAVALTSIAALAGQSMAFNAHRHQHQMDKRVLKTDWCTVWETVYVTVDPSASTAAPSAPAAATGTGFGVQDVNPTGSPAGNNAGAVPTVTSTATVVVASSTAAASTPAAPASSKDSTTLITAVRSSSAAPIVASSTPAAQASSPAPQSSSEQAPSSTPAPPTSSETPTPTPTPTPSSSKPAPPPASSSAAPSKAASPPPASVGGFPGKRGMAYNDGTLANTFGESCDKCRWAYNWGFWPSGIDTSKYSYVPTLWGPSPDHSTGFDAQAEAALASGSKAIFSFNEPDIPSQSNLSPAAAAAAHAQFLNKYSGKALIGAPSVSNSGADGQGLSWLQSFVDACSAQEGGCAFDFCNIHWYSPASAIDTLFTQLEQANKVCGGKPVFLTEFAPNGSDDEISAFLQEALPKLDALDYVMGYSYFMVGDGILMNGNSPSDYGNVYATA from the coding sequence ATGTACAAGGCCGTTGCCCTCACTTCCATCGCTGCCCTCGCGGGTCAGTCCATGGCTTTCAACGCCCAccgccaccagcaccagatGGACAAGCGAGTCCTCAAGACCGACTGGTGCACTGTTTGGGAGACCGTCTATGTCACCGTTGACCCGTCTGCGTCGACTGCCGCTCCCTCTGCtcccgctgccgccaccggCACCGGATTCGGTGTTCAGGATGTCAACCCTACTGGTTCCCCTGCCGGAAACAACGCTGGAGCTGTCCCAACTGTCACTTCGACCGCTACCGTCGTCGTTGCCTCTTCCACTGCGGCTGCTTCGACCCCAGCGGCTCCCGCTTCCTCCAAGGACTCCACCACCTTGATCACCGCTGTCCGTTCGTCTTCGGCCGCTCCCATCGTGGCCAGCAGCACACCTGCTGCCCAGGCCTCCTCTCCCGCTCCTCAGTCCTCCTCTGAGCAGGCACCTTCCAGCACTCCGGCTCCCCCTACCAGCTCAGAGACTCCCACTCCCACCCCTACCCCTACGCCCTCTTCGTCTAAGccggctcctcctcctgccAGCTCCTCTGCTGCCCCCAGCAAGGCCGCCAGCCCCCCTCCTGCTTCCGTTGGTGGCTTCCCTGGCAAGCGTGGTATGGCTTACAACGACGGCACCCTGGCCAACACCTTCGGTGAGAGCTGTGACAAGTGCCGCTGGGCCTACAACTGGGGCTTCTGGCCCTCTGGCATCGACACCAGCAAGTACAGCTATGTTCCCACTCTCTGGGGACCTTCCCCTGACCACTCCACTGGCTTCGATGCCCAGGCTGAGGCCGCTCTTGCCTCCGGCTCCAaggccatcttcagcttcaacgAGCCCGATATTCCCAGCCAGTCTAACCTGTCtcctgccgctgccgctgccgctcACGCCCAGTTCCTGAACAAGTACTCTGGCAAGGCTCTTATCGGTGCTCCCTCTGTCTCCAACTCCGGTGCTGATGGCCAGGGTCTTTCTTGGCTCCAGAGCTTCGTCGATGCCTGCAGCGCTCAGGAGGGTGGCTGTGCTTTCGACTTCTGCAACATCCACTGGTACTCCCCCGCCTCGGCCATCGACACTTTGTTCACCCAGCTTGAGCAAGCCAACAAGGTCTGCGGTGGCAAGCCTGTCTTCCTCACCGAGTTTGCTCCCAATGGCTCTGACGACGAGATCAGCGCTTTCTTGCAGGAGGCCCTTCCCAAGCTCGACGCCCTCGACTATGTCATGGGCTACAGCTACTTCATGGTTGGCGATGGCATCCTGATGAACGGCAACTCCCCCAGCGACTACGGTAACGTCTACGCCACCGCTTAA
- a CDS encoding DNA-directed RNA polymerase III subunit rpc31 domain-containing protein: MSRGGGGGRGGGRGGRGGGRGGRPALPWDDTDEPDARPSELFPPCVVPTPRDLTTTEYNSVQCFLLLRHQIHSSPLYTSKRTSLIDPAAPRKVYGRDQMNALYDVKSKASVDPFNAMPTYSQRFSRPERALPEWSSRPVCREMFPPELLDTVDSADASGMRKRRKLELSKVNALPNAEEAFGMPAIEGEDDEGVPVNGKNILERLDALRDDEGDDAADVDDDEGLEEEEEDEVYDDEDAGDYDAETYFDNGDDGGDDYGDGDDGEGTY, from the exons ATGTCAagaggaggcggtggtggacGGGGAGGCGGACGAggaggtcgaggaggaggcagaggaggaCGACCAGCTCTTCCGTGGGACGATACAGATGAACCCGATGCCCGGCCCTCTGAGCTGTTCCCG CCCTGCGTTGTTCCAACTCCTCGCGACCTCACCACCACAGAATACAACAGCGTCCAgtgcttcctcctccttcgccACCAAATTCACTCATCGCCCCTCTACACATCCAAGCGAACCTCCCTTATCGATCCCGCCGCTCCTCGAAAAGTCTACGGCCGCGACCAAATGAACGCCCTGTACGATGTCAAGAGCAAGGCCTCCGTCGACCCCTTCAACGCCATGCCCACCTACTCTCAGCGCTTCTCTCGACCGGAGCGCGCCCTCCCAGAATGGTCCTCCCGGCCGGTGTGCAGAGAAATGTTCCCTCCCGAGCTTCTCGACACGGTAGACTCGGCGGATGCTAGTGGAATGAGAAAGAGGCgcaagctggagctgagcaaGGTGAATGCTCTGCCGAATGCGGAGGAAGCATTTGGCATGCCTGCTATCGAAggtgaagacgacgaaggcGTGCCGGTGAATGGGAAGAATATATTGGAACGATTGGATGCTCTGCGGGATGACGAGGGTGACGATGCTGCCGATgtggacgacgacgaaggcttggaagaggaggaggaagatgaagtctacgatgacgaagatgctgGTGACTACGATGCTGAAACGTACTTTGACAAcggcgacgatggcggcgacgactatggagacggagatgatggtgaagGGACATATTAA